In Malus sylvestris chromosome 15, drMalSylv7.2, whole genome shotgun sequence, a single genomic region encodes these proteins:
- the LOC126603538 gene encoding uncharacterized protein LOC126603538 gives MEVLIPSRADMDFDFNSARSSPSVTAPSTPRRFGDFYMSAPTSPTRMSEFYRDFEEFSNTSNWKDDETASQAATPRSPKSHKREEDFGFDDFAFDVGEEVQRTSLSAEELFDGGIIRPLNKPPPTPSIFRKVLSPRRKKGKEYPFGLSSPTQMDNNTRRSERRSDQQQQRGRERAPAALSSSISGRRATRSVSPLRVSEYQWVEEEKQNQQKQQQPQQNNKQLAPTAMFTSCIVSKASRKWKLKDFLLFRSASEGRAADKDPFRKYSTLFRKNEDMKNSSFRSIDSPASVSSSRRKGPPVSAHELHYTVNKAASNDMKKKTFLPYKQGLLGRLAFNPAVSALANGFGSLSRK, from the coding sequence ATGGAGGTGCTGATACCAAGTAGAGCAGACATGGATTTCGACTTTAACAGCGCTCGATCCTCGCCGTCCGTGACTGCACCTTCGACACCACGGCGGTTTGGGGACTTCTACATGAGTGCACCAACAAGCCCAACTCGGATGTCCGAGTTTTATAGGGATTTTGAGGAGTTTTCCAACACGAGTAACTGGAAAGATGACGAGACAGCATCTCAAGCAGCCACCCCAAGATCACCGAAATCACATAAACGTGAGGAGGACTTTGGATTCGATGACTTTGCTTTTGATGTTGGTGAAGAGGTACAAAGAACTTCCCTCTCAGCTGAAGAGCTTTTCGATGGCGGCATCATAAGACCCTTAAATAAGCCTCCACCTACTCCATCCATTTTCCGTAAGGTTCTTTCGCCTAGACGGAAAAAGGGTAAAGAATATCCATTTGGGTTATCGTCCCCGACCCAAATGGACAACAACACAAGAAGAAGCGAGAGAAGAAgcgatcaacaacaacaaagaggTAGAGAGAGAGCTCCAGCAGCCTTGTCATCCTCCATTTCAGGCAGAAGAGCGACGAGATCGGTGTCACCTTTGAGGGTTTCGGAGTACCAATgggtagaagaagaaaaacaaaatcaacagAAGCAACAGCAGCCACAACAAAACAACAAGCAGTTAGCTCCTACAGCTATGTTTACATCCTGCATAGTTTCTAAGGCTTCAAGAAAATGGAAACTGAAGGACTTTTTGTTGTTTCGAAGCGCATCGGAGGGAAGAGCCGCAGATAAAGATCCGTTCAGGAAGTACTCAACTTTGTTCAGAAAAAATGAAGACATGAAGAACTCCAGCTTCAGGTCAATAGACAGCCCGGCCTCGGTTTCGAGCTCAAGGAGAAAAGGGCCGCCAGTTTCAGCTCACGAGTTGCATTACACTGTGAACAAAGCAGCGTCTAATGATATGAAGAAGAAAACCTTCTTGCCTTACAAGCAGGGCCTTTTGGGTAGATTGGCCTTCAATCCCGCCGTCAGTGCCCTTGCCAACGGCTTTGGGTCTCTTTCAAGAAAATGA
- the LOC126603533 gene encoding uncharacterized protein LOC126603533 isoform X3, giving the protein MKGGKITDTRKAISNGRASSRERKFALQQDVDKLKKKLRHEENVRRALQRAFTRPLGALPRLPPYLPPYTLELLAEVAVLEEEVVRLEEQVVHFRKDLYQEAVYISNSKRKMETFSAVSSDSYPIKNPKFQSQRGNNSTNSTEKDCPSPYVSDDKQGKENQSYNNITKSNERALIHKGQVRTPVKRPPIDHRAAEKRLEPQKLQFETRTADQESAQARLPTMPDKELSGDNSPNKISENIINCLSSILMRMSSVKNSGPAENERTENWDPYRICLEFGQRDIGPYKQLHAIEARNINPNQTANALFLLGRLKLLLRKLASVNLQSLNHQEKLAFWINIYNSCMMNAFLEHGIPESPEIIVALMQKATINVGGHILNAITIEHFILRLPFHSKYGTKNDEKTARNTFGLELSEPLVTFALSCGSWSSPSVRVYTASQVENELEVAKREYLQAAVGISSNRFAIPKILDWYLPDFAKDLESLLDWICLQLPSELGKEALKLLVKGKNEPLLQFVQVMPYEFNFRYLLCA; this is encoded by the exons ATGAAAGGGGGTAAGATTACAGATACCAGAAAAGCAATCAGCAATGGAAGAGCTTCGAGCAGAGAGAGAAAATTTGCTTTACAACAAGat GTTGATaagttgaagaagaagcttAGACATGAAGAGAATGTACGCAGAGCTTTGCAGAGGGCATTTACAAGACCCTTAGGAGCTCTGCCTCGTCTTCCTCCTTATCTGCCTCCTTAT aCATTAGAGCTTCTAGCAGAAGTGGCGGTTTTGGAAGAGGAGGTGGTTCGGCTCGAAGAACAGGTAGTGCATTTTAGGAAGGACTTGTATCAGGAAGCTGTATACATTTCAAACTCCAAGAGGAAAATGGAAACATTCTCAGCTGTTTCATCTGATTCGTACCCGATAAAGAATCCCAAATTTCAATCTCAAAGAGGAAACAATTCTACCAATTCCACTGAAAAGGATTGTCCATCCCCTTATG TTTCAGATGATAAGCAGGGAAAAGAGAACCAATCATATAATAACATTACGAAGAGCAATGAGAGAGCCTTGATCCATAAAGGTCAGGTTAGGACTCCAGTGAAGAGACCTCCAATCGATCACAGAGCTGCAGAAAAGCGTTTAGAGCCTCAGAAACTACAG TTTGAAACTAGAACTGCGGATCAAGAAAGTGCGCAAGCAAGACTTCCTACTATGCCGGACAAGGAGTTGTCAGGAGATAACAGTCCTaacaaaatttcagaaaatatTATCAATTGCTTATCAAGCATTCTCATGAGAATGAGTTCAGTTAAGAATTCGGGTCCTGCAGAAAATGAAAGAACAGAAAATTGGGATCCTTATCGTATTTGTTTGGAATTTGGACAAAGAGATATCGGTCCATATAAACAATTACACGCAATTGAAGCTCGGAATATTAATCCAAACCAAACAGCAAATGCTTTGTTCCTACTCGGCAGACTGAA ACTACTGCTACGGAAACTTGCTTCTGTAAATTTACAAAGCCTCAATCATCAGGAGAAGCTTGCCTTCTGGATCAATATATACAACTCCTGCATGATGAAT GCCTTCCTCGAGCACGGCATACCTGAGAGTCCCGAGATAATTGTTGCCCTAATGCAGAAA GCGACAATAAATGTTGGTGGACACATACTGAATGCAATAACTATTGAACATTTCATCTTGAGACTGCCTTTTCACTCAAAATAT GGTACAAAAAATGACGAGAAGACGGCAAGAAATACTTTCGGATTGGAATTATCCGAACCGTTGGTAACGTTTGCGCTATCATGTGGCAGCTGGTCCTCCCCTTCT GTGAGAGTGTACACTGCATCCCAAGTTGAAAATGAACTGGAAGTTGCAAAAAGAGAGTACCTACAAGCTGCAGTTGGAATTTCATCAAATAGGTTTGCAATTCCAAAGATTTTGGATTGGTATTTACCTGATTTTGCTAAGGATTTGGAGTCATTGCTTGATTGGATCTGCCTTCAGCTCCCAAGTGAACTAGGAAAAGAGGCACTTAAGCTTCTTGTAAAAGGTAAAAATGAGCCTCTTTTACAATTTGTCCAAGTAATGCCGTATGAGTTTAATTTTAGGTACCTTCTATGCGCATGA
- the LOC126603533 gene encoding uncharacterized protein LOC126603533 isoform X1 — protein MNTRVRTRLQSMKPPEKNQKERVEMKGGKITDTRKAISNGRASSRERKFALQQDVDKLKKKLRHEENVRRALQRAFTRPLGALPRLPPYLPPYTLELLAEVAVLEEEVVRLEEQVVHFRKDLYQEAVYISNSKRKMETFSAVSSDSYPIKNPKFQSQRGNNSTNSTEKDCPSPYVSDDKQGKENQSYNNITKSNERALIHKGQVRTPVKRPPIDHRAAEKRLEPQKLQFETRTADQESAQARLPTMPDKELSGDNSPNKISENIINCLSSILMRMSSVKNSGPAENERTENWDPYRICLEFGQRDIGPYKQLHAIEARNINPNQTANALFLLGRLKLLLRKLASVNLQSLNHQEKLAFWINIYNSCMMNAFLEHGIPESPEIIVALMQKATINVGGHILNAITIEHFILRLPFHSKYGTKNDEKTARNTFGLELSEPLVTFALSCGSWSSPSVRVYTASQVENELEVAKREYLQAAVGISSNRFAIPKILDWYLPDFAKDLESLLDWICLQLPSELGKEALKLLVKGKNEPLLQFVQVMPYEFNFRYLLCA, from the exons ATGAACACCAGAGTGAGGACAAGGCTGCAGTCTATGAAGCCACCTGAGAAGAATCAAAAG GAACGGGTAGAAATGAAAGGGGGTAAGATTACAGATACCAGAAAAGCAATCAGCAATGGAAGAGCTTCGAGCAGAGAGAGAAAATTTGCTTTACAACAAGat GTTGATaagttgaagaagaagcttAGACATGAAGAGAATGTACGCAGAGCTTTGCAGAGGGCATTTACAAGACCCTTAGGAGCTCTGCCTCGTCTTCCTCCTTATCTGCCTCCTTAT aCATTAGAGCTTCTAGCAGAAGTGGCGGTTTTGGAAGAGGAGGTGGTTCGGCTCGAAGAACAGGTAGTGCATTTTAGGAAGGACTTGTATCAGGAAGCTGTATACATTTCAAACTCCAAGAGGAAAATGGAAACATTCTCAGCTGTTTCATCTGATTCGTACCCGATAAAGAATCCCAAATTTCAATCTCAAAGAGGAAACAATTCTACCAATTCCACTGAAAAGGATTGTCCATCCCCTTATG TTTCAGATGATAAGCAGGGAAAAGAGAACCAATCATATAATAACATTACGAAGAGCAATGAGAGAGCCTTGATCCATAAAGGTCAGGTTAGGACTCCAGTGAAGAGACCTCCAATCGATCACAGAGCTGCAGAAAAGCGTTTAGAGCCTCAGAAACTACAG TTTGAAACTAGAACTGCGGATCAAGAAAGTGCGCAAGCAAGACTTCCTACTATGCCGGACAAGGAGTTGTCAGGAGATAACAGTCCTaacaaaatttcagaaaatatTATCAATTGCTTATCAAGCATTCTCATGAGAATGAGTTCAGTTAAGAATTCGGGTCCTGCAGAAAATGAAAGAACAGAAAATTGGGATCCTTATCGTATTTGTTTGGAATTTGGACAAAGAGATATCGGTCCATATAAACAATTACACGCAATTGAAGCTCGGAATATTAATCCAAACCAAACAGCAAATGCTTTGTTCCTACTCGGCAGACTGAA ACTACTGCTACGGAAACTTGCTTCTGTAAATTTACAAAGCCTCAATCATCAGGAGAAGCTTGCCTTCTGGATCAATATATACAACTCCTGCATGATGAAT GCCTTCCTCGAGCACGGCATACCTGAGAGTCCCGAGATAATTGTTGCCCTAATGCAGAAA GCGACAATAAATGTTGGTGGACACATACTGAATGCAATAACTATTGAACATTTCATCTTGAGACTGCCTTTTCACTCAAAATAT GGTACAAAAAATGACGAGAAGACGGCAAGAAATACTTTCGGATTGGAATTATCCGAACCGTTGGTAACGTTTGCGCTATCATGTGGCAGCTGGTCCTCCCCTTCT GTGAGAGTGTACACTGCATCCCAAGTTGAAAATGAACTGGAAGTTGCAAAAAGAGAGTACCTACAAGCTGCAGTTGGAATTTCATCAAATAGGTTTGCAATTCCAAAGATTTTGGATTGGTATTTACCTGATTTTGCTAAGGATTTGGAGTCATTGCTTGATTGGATCTGCCTTCAGCTCCCAAGTGAACTAGGAAAAGAGGCACTTAAGCTTCTTGTAAAAGGTAAAAATGAGCCTCTTTTACAATTTGTCCAAGTAATGCCGTATGAGTTTAATTTTAGGTACCTTCTATGCGCATGA
- the LOC126603533 gene encoding uncharacterized protein LOC126603533 isoform X2, with protein MNTRVRTRLQSMKPPEKNQKERVEMKGGKITDTRKAISNGRASSRERKFALQQDVDKLKKKLRHEENVRRALQRAFTRPLGALPRLPPYLPPYTLELLAEVAVLEEEVVRLEEQVVHFRKDLYQEAVYISNSKRKMETFSAVSSDSYPIKNPKFQSQRGNNSTNSTEKDCPSPYDDKQGKENQSYNNITKSNERALIHKGQVRTPVKRPPIDHRAAEKRLEPQKLQFETRTADQESAQARLPTMPDKELSGDNSPNKISENIINCLSSILMRMSSVKNSGPAENERTENWDPYRICLEFGQRDIGPYKQLHAIEARNINPNQTANALFLLGRLKLLLRKLASVNLQSLNHQEKLAFWINIYNSCMMNAFLEHGIPESPEIIVALMQKATINVGGHILNAITIEHFILRLPFHSKYGTKNDEKTARNTFGLELSEPLVTFALSCGSWSSPSVRVYTASQVENELEVAKREYLQAAVGISSNRFAIPKILDWYLPDFAKDLESLLDWICLQLPSELGKEALKLLVKGKNEPLLQFVQVMPYEFNFRYLLCA; from the exons ATGAACACCAGAGTGAGGACAAGGCTGCAGTCTATGAAGCCACCTGAGAAGAATCAAAAG GAACGGGTAGAAATGAAAGGGGGTAAGATTACAGATACCAGAAAAGCAATCAGCAATGGAAGAGCTTCGAGCAGAGAGAGAAAATTTGCTTTACAACAAGat GTTGATaagttgaagaagaagcttAGACATGAAGAGAATGTACGCAGAGCTTTGCAGAGGGCATTTACAAGACCCTTAGGAGCTCTGCCTCGTCTTCCTCCTTATCTGCCTCCTTAT aCATTAGAGCTTCTAGCAGAAGTGGCGGTTTTGGAAGAGGAGGTGGTTCGGCTCGAAGAACAGGTAGTGCATTTTAGGAAGGACTTGTATCAGGAAGCTGTATACATTTCAAACTCCAAGAGGAAAATGGAAACATTCTCAGCTGTTTCATCTGATTCGTACCCGATAAAGAATCCCAAATTTCAATCTCAAAGAGGAAACAATTCTACCAATTCCACTGAAAAGGATTGTCCATCCCCTTATG ATGATAAGCAGGGAAAAGAGAACCAATCATATAATAACATTACGAAGAGCAATGAGAGAGCCTTGATCCATAAAGGTCAGGTTAGGACTCCAGTGAAGAGACCTCCAATCGATCACAGAGCTGCAGAAAAGCGTTTAGAGCCTCAGAAACTACAG TTTGAAACTAGAACTGCGGATCAAGAAAGTGCGCAAGCAAGACTTCCTACTATGCCGGACAAGGAGTTGTCAGGAGATAACAGTCCTaacaaaatttcagaaaatatTATCAATTGCTTATCAAGCATTCTCATGAGAATGAGTTCAGTTAAGAATTCGGGTCCTGCAGAAAATGAAAGAACAGAAAATTGGGATCCTTATCGTATTTGTTTGGAATTTGGACAAAGAGATATCGGTCCATATAAACAATTACACGCAATTGAAGCTCGGAATATTAATCCAAACCAAACAGCAAATGCTTTGTTCCTACTCGGCAGACTGAA ACTACTGCTACGGAAACTTGCTTCTGTAAATTTACAAAGCCTCAATCATCAGGAGAAGCTTGCCTTCTGGATCAATATATACAACTCCTGCATGATGAAT GCCTTCCTCGAGCACGGCATACCTGAGAGTCCCGAGATAATTGTTGCCCTAATGCAGAAA GCGACAATAAATGTTGGTGGACACATACTGAATGCAATAACTATTGAACATTTCATCTTGAGACTGCCTTTTCACTCAAAATAT GGTACAAAAAATGACGAGAAGACGGCAAGAAATACTTTCGGATTGGAATTATCCGAACCGTTGGTAACGTTTGCGCTATCATGTGGCAGCTGGTCCTCCCCTTCT GTGAGAGTGTACACTGCATCCCAAGTTGAAAATGAACTGGAAGTTGCAAAAAGAGAGTACCTACAAGCTGCAGTTGGAATTTCATCAAATAGGTTTGCAATTCCAAAGATTTTGGATTGGTATTTACCTGATTTTGCTAAGGATTTGGAGTCATTGCTTGATTGGATCTGCCTTCAGCTCCCAAGTGAACTAGGAAAAGAGGCACTTAAGCTTCTTGTAAAAGGTAAAAATGAGCCTCTTTTACAATTTGTCCAAGTAATGCCGTATGAGTTTAATTTTAGGTACCTTCTATGCGCATGA